One window from the genome of Spirosoma rhododendri encodes:
- a CDS encoding SprT-like domain-containing protein has translation MINSFDTLVPAPAAAYCQQLHQTYSFAFQLARSRRSRLGDFRVWTDGRTQITVNADLNPWRFLITYVHEVAHAHVNKHNRRPTAPHGPAWQLAFQQLMQPLLTDAVFFHVVLEPLRQYLQKPAATTYGNATLTLALRQLDTASDRSAAAASMTLADMAEGTVFTLNKKKYVRGTLRRTRVVCKELASGKSYTVVAHAWVELA, from the coding sequence TTGATTAATTCGTTCGATACGCTTGTGCCAGCTCCGGCCGCGGCTTATTGTCAGCAGCTTCATCAGACGTACAGCTTTGCGTTTCAGCTGGCGCGTTCCCGTCGGTCGCGGCTGGGCGATTTTCGCGTATGGACTGATGGCCGGACGCAGATTACGGTCAATGCTGATCTGAATCCATGGCGTTTCCTGATCACGTACGTGCACGAAGTAGCCCATGCACACGTCAACAAGCATAATCGTCGGCCAACGGCTCCCCACGGCCCGGCCTGGCAGCTGGCATTTCAGCAACTAATGCAACCGCTGCTGACAGATGCTGTTTTCTTCCATGTCGTGCTGGAGCCGCTACGACAATACCTACAGAAACCGGCAGCTACAACCTACGGTAATGCGACACTAACGCTGGCTTTGCGACAGCTTGACACAGCATCAGACCGATCGGCCGCTGCTGCCAGTATGACGTTGGCTGATATGGCCGAGGGGACGGTGTTTACACTTAATAAAAAGAAGTACGTTCGGGGTACGTTGCGCCGGACACGTGTCGTTTGTAAAGAGCTGGCGTCCGGGAAGTCGTACACAGTGGTCGCGCATGCGTGGGTGGAACTGGCTTAA